One genomic region from Proteus vulgaris encodes:
- a CDS encoding fimbrial protein: MNIFLLKRSLLSLFITPALFISFSAQSIEFDFKVTIDKQTCKLSVSGTSNNEVNFGSIQSNKIKNNLIEPIPIKVLLSDCKTNDFFDTYVTMKAKSTLNTITFNDDLNKSFGIRVSSKNNVAQSNTNTDFFKSEDTVWNNISIDKLEKTLYTYVKCKDPTVCDPETGEFSATLTFSYIVD, translated from the coding sequence ATGAATATATTTCTATTGAAAAGGAGTTTGTTAAGTTTATTTATTACACCAGCACTCTTTATTAGTTTTAGTGCTCAAAGTATTGAATTTGACTTTAAAGTGACCATTGATAAACAGACCTGCAAGCTCTCAGTTTCAGGAACAAGTAACAATGAAGTTAATTTTGGTAGTATTCAATCGAATAAAATTAAAAATAATCTTATAGAACCTATCCCGATAAAGGTATTACTGAGTGACTGTAAAACGAATGACTTTTTTGATACCTATGTGACGATGAAGGCAAAAAGCACTTTAAATACGATTACTTTTAATGATGATCTCAATAAAAGTTTTGGTATCAGAGTATCAAGCAAAAATAATGTTGCTCAATCTAATACTAATACGGATTTTTTTAAATCTGAAGATACGGTTTGGAATAACATAAGTATAGATAAATTAGAAAAAACACTTTATACCTATGTCAAATGCAAAGACCCTACAGTTTGTGATCCTGAAACTGGAGAGTTTTCGGCAACGTTAACTTTTTCGTATATCGTTGATTAA
- a CDS encoding molecular chaperone, with protein MNNFIIKISMVLILAFSYFNANAEGVSLGKTRVIFSEGSSSESVYISNDDNQPYLIQAGVTEKIDGNLSSNFIVTPPVFRLENRSVSSLRILLKDTQDLPNDKESLFYLNTKIIPSTKRPDESESQESKLVLITNFVIKVIYRPENIARPSEQDYKKIFIKKNEGKWFLDNPTPYYMTLTSIKVNNEKYNKTLLLAPYSKAELVEVSIKEASWHVINDYGELSKELKYKD; from the coding sequence ATGAATAATTTTATTATAAAAATTTCCATGGTTTTAATATTAGCTTTTAGTTATTTTAATGCTAACGCTGAAGGGGTTAGTTTAGGAAAAACACGTGTTATTTTTTCTGAAGGTAGTTCAAGTGAAAGTGTATATATTTCTAATGATGATAATCAACCTTATTTAATACAAGCTGGCGTTACTGAAAAAATTGATGGAAATTTGTCATCTAATTTTATTGTTACTCCTCCTGTGTTTCGTTTAGAGAATAGGAGCGTATCATCTTTACGTATTTTATTAAAAGATACTCAAGATTTACCCAATGACAAAGAGTCACTCTTTTATTTGAATACAAAAATTATCCCCTCTACTAAACGACCTGATGAAAGTGAATCACAGGAATCAAAACTAGTATTAATAACTAATTTTGTGATTAAAGTAATTTATCGACCTGAAAATATAGCAAGACCTTCAGAACAAGATTACAAAAAAATCTTTATTAAAAAAAATGAAGGAAAGTGGTTTTTAGATAACCCAACACCGTATTATATGACATTAACATCAATTAAAGTTAATAATGAAAAATATAATAAAACTCTCTTGTTAGCACCTTATAGCAAAGCTGAGTTGGTAGAAGTATCAATAAAAGAAGCTAGTTGGCATGTAATTAACGACTATGGTGAATTATCAAAAGAATTAAAATATAAGGACTAA
- a CDS encoding molecular chaperone has translation MNVLNSRIFSIAALILGFFYCQLAWSANNAFEFSLQRMTYNEGSKSISIGLRNNEKKAYLVQVSMRWLDESTGLQLIDKKENPPFILTPLLQKIEPEEYYEWVIKFTGSESALPTDRESVYISQFRLIPSTSEETPNVQMNFIRALNFKVYYRPKSLEGIKIKDAEKKLSLSIDGNKIIAKNDSPIYLAFNTIKINGKEIELQELSKNVPPFGTQEYLFFNKKNVTSIHWQVLDEFMFPLDEKMKTVN, from the coding sequence ATGAACGTTTTAAATAGTCGTATTTTTTCTATTGCTGCTTTGATATTAGGTTTTTTTTATTGCCAATTAGCATGGTCTGCTAATAATGCATTTGAATTTTCATTACAAAGAATGACATATAATGAAGGTAGTAAAAGCATTTCTATCGGTTTAAGAAATAATGAAAAAAAAGCGTATCTCGTTCAAGTGAGTATGAGATGGTTAGATGAATCTACGGGGTTACAATTAATTGATAAAAAAGAGAACCCTCCTTTTATTTTAACTCCATTATTACAAAAAATAGAGCCTGAAGAATACTATGAGTGGGTAATTAAGTTTACTGGCTCAGAAAGCGCATTACCAACAGATAGAGAGAGTGTTTATATTTCTCAATTTCGATTAATACCATCTACATCTGAAGAAACTCCAAATGTGCAGATGAATTTTATTAGAGCATTAAACTTTAAAGTATATTACCGGCCAAAATCTCTTGAAGGTATAAAAATAAAAGATGCAGAAAAAAAATTATCATTATCAATTGATGGTAATAAGATAATTGCTAAAAATGATTCACCTATTTATTTGGCTTTTAACACAATAAAAATAAATGGAAAAGAGATAGAGCTGCAAGAGTTATCGAAAAATGTACCTCCATTTGGTACACAAGAATACTTATTTTTTAATAAAAAAAATGTTACATCTATTCATTGGCAAGTATTAGATGAGTTTATGTTCCCATTAGATGAAAAAATGAAAACAGTAAATTAA
- a CDS encoding fimbria/pilus outer membrane usher protein codes for MNKSMAMFRYSFFTSLILFSFNSFAEDYFDPALLDGQLGASANEIDLSQFSQKDALPEGKISLLVYVNSNNNGEFIINLVKGPNNKVVPEITRELLDELGVNTKMIPKLNMLKSDQVIYDINEYIPDALIKVNLAELKLITSFPQIVMSNDAVGYIDPASFDSGVSAMFINYMFSGGHSSNDSHFDKVNNNGKQKNDNFFAQLRAGFNLYDWRLRSTMTQTYTRNSNNVETQSNNSNKFSNTYLSRNLYSLRSEFIIGETTTGNDVFDSIPMKGMRLVSNEQMLPASQQGFAPDVSGIAQSNAQITIRQNGNVIYQTYVAPGAFKITDLYASGSGGNLDVTVKEEDGSERTFTVAFSSLPVMLRPGGWKYEISTGRFDGGTTVGSKKADFLLASGIYGLPHDVTLYGGLLGAKDYYAISSGIGISLGNWGALSTDITHAHADFNTIGSQNGQSYRFRYSKNMTTTGTSVDLTALRFSTKDYYDFNQFNTEDYRLKDGTSPWLGEREKSRFTTSLSQSLGQYGSIYLSGSRYNYWEQDKNVTQLTTGYNGNIRGINFGVNYSIDRIKSDDSWPENRQISFNVSVPFSVFSNSPALSNFNSTYMINHDNNGRTNQQVGLSGSAFDNSLSYGISQSWANQGQSNNGSVYANYSGNYGTSSLNYNYSSDYYNVNGSMNGGLLLHSGGLLLGRSMGNSMAIVEAPGAKGTELSSGNGAINGQGYALSPYLTEYRQNTIALNVNTLPDNTTLQSTSQNVVPTKGAIVKVTFKTKIGFQAILNLSQNKSVIPFGAIATLIDADNPNDLNTGIVGENGQLYMSGLPDNGKLLVKWGNKNQQSCNVSYSGLSNIEVNSKQPIRILSLSCQ; via the coding sequence ATGAATAAATCAATGGCAATGTTTAGATACAGTTTTTTTACATCACTTATTTTGTTCTCATTTAATTCTTTTGCAGAGGATTATTTTGATCCCGCATTACTTGATGGGCAATTAGGTGCATCTGCAAATGAAATTGATTTAAGCCAATTTTCACAAAAAGATGCGTTACCTGAAGGTAAAATATCTTTATTAGTTTATGTCAATAGTAATAATAATGGTGAGTTCATTATTAATTTGGTAAAAGGACCTAATAATAAAGTGGTGCCTGAAATAACCCGAGAATTATTAGATGAATTAGGTGTTAATACTAAAATGATACCTAAGTTAAATATGTTAAAGAGTGATCAGGTTATTTATGATATTAATGAATATATTCCTGATGCATTAATAAAAGTAAATTTAGCAGAATTAAAACTAATCACTAGTTTTCCTCAAATTGTTATGTCCAATGATGCTGTTGGCTATATTGATCCCGCCTCTTTTGATAGTGGTGTTTCTGCCATGTTTATCAATTATATGTTTAGTGGAGGGCATTCTTCTAACGATAGCCATTTTGATAAAGTTAATAATAATGGGAAACAAAAAAATGATAATTTCTTTGCTCAACTAAGAGCTGGTTTTAATCTTTATGATTGGCGTTTACGTTCGACAATGACACAGACGTATACCCGAAATTCAAATAATGTAGAGACTCAAAGTAATAATAGTAATAAATTTTCTAATACATATCTTTCTCGTAATCTTTATTCTTTACGATCGGAATTTATTATTGGTGAAACTACAACCGGAAATGATGTCTTTGATAGTATACCAATGAAAGGTATGCGTTTAGTTTCTAACGAACAGATGTTGCCAGCGAGTCAACAAGGTTTTGCTCCAGATGTGAGTGGGATTGCTCAATCTAATGCGCAAATTACTATCCGACAAAATGGGAATGTCATTTATCAAACTTATGTTGCACCCGGCGCATTTAAAATAACCGATCTTTACGCGAGTGGTTCAGGAGGGAACTTGGATGTCACAGTGAAAGAAGAAGATGGTTCAGAAAGGACATTTACAGTTGCTTTTTCATCATTACCCGTAATGTTAAGACCGGGTGGTTGGAAATATGAAATTAGTACTGGGCGATTTGATGGTGGCACAACGGTTGGTTCTAAAAAAGCAGATTTTCTGCTTGCTAGTGGTATTTATGGTTTACCTCATGATGTCACTCTTTATGGTGGGTTATTAGGTGCGAAAGATTATTATGCTATTTCTTCTGGGATAGGAATTTCATTAGGTAATTGGGGGGCTCTGTCTACAGATATCACACATGCTCATGCTGACTTTAATACAATAGGCTCCCAAAATGGGCAATCTTATCGATTCCGCTATTCTAAGAATATGACCACGACAGGAACCTCTGTTGACTTAACTGCATTACGTTTTTCAACTAAAGATTATTACGATTTTAATCAATTTAATACGGAAGATTATCGGTTAAAAGATGGTACTTCACCGTGGTTAGGTGAACGAGAAAAAAGTCGTTTTACAACGTCATTATCACAATCATTAGGTCAGTACGGTAGTATTTATTTATCTGGTAGCCGTTATAATTATTGGGAACAAGATAAGAATGTTACTCAACTTACGACAGGATATAATGGCAATATTCGTGGTATTAACTTTGGCGTTAATTACAGTATTGATAGAATAAAATCAGATGATAGCTGGCCTGAAAATAGGCAAATTAGTTTTAATGTGAGCGTTCCATTTAGTGTGTTTAGTAATTCGCCTGCGCTCAGCAATTTTAATAGTACTTACATGATAAACCATGATAATAATGGAAGAACTAACCAGCAAGTCGGATTATCTGGTAGTGCATTTGATAACTCCTTATCTTATGGTATTTCTCAATCTTGGGCTAACCAAGGCCAATCTAATAATGGCTCAGTATATGCTAATTATTCAGGTAACTACGGTACATCCTCTCTAAATTATAATTATTCAAGTGACTACTATAATGTTAATGGCAGCATGAATGGTGGTTTGCTTTTACATTCAGGTGGTTTATTGCTAGGTAGAAGTATGGGCAATAGTATGGCCATTGTTGAAGCGCCTGGAGCAAAAGGTACTGAATTAAGTTCAGGAAATGGTGCGATTAATGGACAGGGATATGCGTTATCACCGTATCTTACAGAATATCGCCAAAACACAATTGCATTAAATGTAAATACATTGCCTGATAATACGACTCTACAATCCACATCTCAAAATGTAGTTCCGACAAAAGGCGCTATTGTTAAGGTTACCTTTAAAACAAAGATTGGTTTCCAGGCTATTTTAAATCTTTCTCAGAATAAAAGTGTTATCCCATTTGGCGCTATTGCTACGTTAATTGATGCTGATAATCCTAATGATTTGAATACAGGTATTGTTGGTGAAAATGGCCAGCTTTATATGAGTGGACTTCCTGATAATGGCAAGTTGTTAGTGAAATGGGGTAATAAAAATCAGCAAAGTTGCAACGTTTCATATAGTGGCTTAAGTAATATTGAAGTCAATAGCAAGCAACCAATAAGAATTTTATCTCTTTCTTGCCAATAA
- a CDS encoding adhesin yields MGAITTGGGALMGYGLGNFIVKPVTNWVGKIITKGNNPRFNEVLRKYSESEVKGKSYIMQEVSESKISSGVSNMSGSFSAEYGASKLQELIDKREEK; encoded by the coding sequence ATGGGGGCAATCACGACAGGAGGTGGAGCATTAATGGGGTATGGATTAGGTAATTTTATAGTAAAACCTGTAACTAATTGGGTTGGTAAAATAATAACAAAAGGTAATAATCCCAGATTTAATGAAGTGTTGAGAAAATATTCAGAGTCAGAGGTTAAGGGAAAGTCTTATATTATGCAGGAAGTATCCGAAAGTAAAATTTCTTCTGGAGTAAGTAATATGAGTGGTAGTTTCTCGGCTGAATATGGTGCATCTAAATTACAAGAATTAATAGATAAAAGAGAAGAAAAATGA
- a CDS encoding SMI1/KNR4 family protein gives MGFFIDKLLSICSDDISPNQLKKNIESNYGQSLIDQLVFLLEKKNGFYGFESALHLFPYESIGKEVGVIDWNNNRLWISAYKDMAQEAFFFAEDIFGNQFCIKDDLIQVFDPETGSFSELAGSFEEWSKAILDDYNFLTGYSLANQWQNIYGKIPSMHRLIPKVPFVLGGEYALENLYLSNSIDAMKSRASIALQIRNIPDGTGISIDTRN, from the coding sequence ATGGGATTTTTTATAGACAAATTATTATCAATTTGCAGTGATGACATCTCACCTAATCAATTGAAAAAAAATATTGAATCAAATTATGGGCAATCATTAATAGACCAACTAGTTTTTTTGCTAGAAAAAAAGAACGGTTTTTATGGATTTGAATCAGCATTACACTTATTTCCATATGAAAGTATAGGTAAAGAAGTCGGTGTAATTGATTGGAATAATAATAGATTGTGGATTTCTGCATATAAAGATATGGCGCAAGAAGCATTCTTTTTTGCAGAAGATATTTTTGGAAATCAGTTCTGTATCAAAGATGATCTGATTCAAGTTTTTGATCCAGAGACAGGTTCATTTAGTGAGTTGGCAGGAAGCTTTGAGGAGTGGAGTAAAGCAATTTTAGATGATTATAATTTTTTAACTGGGTATTCATTAGCTAATCAATGGCAGAATATTTATGGAAAAATTCCATCAATGCATAGGCTAATTCCTAAGGTCCCATTTGTTTTAGGAGGGGAATATGCATTAGAAAATCTATATCTATCAAATTCTATAGATGCGATGAAGTCTAGAGCGAGTATTGCATTACAAATTAGAAATATTCCAGATGGTACGGGAATTTCTATTGATACGAGAAACTAG
- a CDS encoding hemagglutinin repeat-containing protein encodes MTLQSAQNQETTDSKNESKIASVGVGVTVGSDGVGVNINANGSRGKGFEEGDHTYYTNTTLNAAQDCGS; translated from the coding sequence ATCACATTACAATCAGCACAAAACCAAGAAACAACAGACAGCAAAAACGAAAGTAAAATTGCTTCTGTTGGCGTTGGTGTGACGGTGGGCTCTGATGGTGTTGGCGTTAACATTAATGCGAATGGTAGTCGAGGTAAGGGATTTGAAGAGGGCGATCACACCTATTACACCAATACGACGCTAAATGCAGCTCAAGATTGCGGATCTTAA
- a CDS encoding alpha-keto acid decarboxylase family protein, which yields MNKTVVEYMLNRLYDLGISDIFGVAGDYAFPIEDTICNSNHMRWIGNCNELNAAYAADGYARIKGMAALSTTFGVGELSAINAIAGSYAENLPIFHLVGMPASGVQKSKRLVHHTLGNGDFDVFYQLGQRLACAHTILTPENCIPEMERLIATALKERRPVYIGLPSDYATMQVIEHSPVTTPKKPISDQEILEKVVSRIIEKLTHSNNICVLPGILSSRLGLSDNVQSFINKTGLPYATMFMDKSILSESHPQYVGMYDGKLMTPEVREFVENSEYVLGIGAMMTDFNTGSFTANIKPKQFINIMPEYVEIDSVIYTSIYMEDVLSALTQRLPNRTYHQIKAKGLGEAVLSDNGKITAQYLYPYLEKFFKPNDIIIAETGTSSMGLGFALLPEGAQFHNQTLWGSIGWATPASFGAALAAPNKRVILITGEGSHQLTVQEISQFVRFGLKPIILVLNNDGYLIERLLCDYPEAYYNDLAQWNYHQLPKAFGARDWHCEKVTTIDELNKALEVAGSSENASYIEIVTERYEASELAQKLKESKDSLYSF from the coding sequence ATGAATAAGACTGTCGTTGAATATATGTTAAACCGCTTATATGACTTAGGAATAAGTGATATTTTTGGTGTTGCGGGTGATTATGCTTTCCCCATAGAAGATACTATTTGTAATAGCAACCATATGCGTTGGATTGGTAATTGCAACGAATTAAATGCAGCTTACGCTGCTGATGGTTATGCCCGAATTAAAGGTATGGCTGCGTTATCGACAACATTTGGTGTTGGTGAATTAAGTGCGATTAATGCTATTGCCGGCTCTTATGCAGAAAACTTACCTATCTTTCATTTAGTTGGTATGCCAGCAAGTGGTGTACAAAAAAGTAAGCGTCTGGTTCATCACACATTAGGTAATGGTGATTTTGATGTTTTTTATCAATTAGGCCAACGTCTCGCTTGTGCTCACACAATATTAACACCTGAAAATTGTATTCCAGAAATGGAACGCTTAATTGCGACTGCATTAAAAGAGCGTCGTCCTGTTTATATTGGCTTACCTTCTGATTATGCCACTATGCAAGTGATAGAACATTCACCTGTTACCACACCCAAAAAACCAATAAGCGATCAAGAAATACTAGAAAAAGTGGTATCACGCATTATTGAAAAGCTTACACACAGCAATAATATCTGTGTATTACCAGGTATTTTATCCTCACGTTTAGGGTTATCAGATAATGTCCAATCTTTTATTAATAAGACTGGCTTACCTTATGCCACTATGTTTATGGATAAAAGTATTTTAAGTGAATCGCATCCCCAATATGTTGGTATGTATGATGGCAAATTAATGACACCTGAAGTCAGAGAATTTGTAGAAAATAGTGAGTACGTATTGGGAATTGGTGCAATGATGACTGACTTCAATACCGGAAGTTTCACTGCCAATATTAAACCAAAACAATTTATCAACATCATGCCTGAATATGTTGAGATTGATTCCGTTATCTATACATCCATTTATATGGAAGACGTGCTCTCAGCACTAACTCAAAGATTACCGAATAGAACTTATCATCAGATAAAAGCCAAAGGATTAGGTGAAGCTGTATTATCTGATAACGGTAAAATTACTGCTCAGTATCTCTATCCTTATTTAGAAAAGTTCTTTAAACCTAACGACATTATTATTGCTGAAACAGGTACATCATCAATGGGATTAGGCTTCGCTCTATTACCTGAAGGCGCACAGTTCCATAATCAAACATTATGGGGCTCTATTGGTTGGGCAACACCTGCATCATTTGGTGCTGCACTTGCAGCGCCTAACAAACGAGTTATTTTAATTACAGGTGAAGGCTCGCATCAATTAACCGTACAAGAGATTAGCCAATTTGTTCGTTTTGGATTAAAACCAATCATCCTTGTTTTAAATAACGATGGTTACTTAATTGAACGATTATTGTGTGATTACCCTGAAGCTTATTATAACGATCTTGCTCAATGGAATTATCATCAATTACCTAAAGCATTTGGTGCAAGAGATTGGCATTGTGAGAAAGTCACAACAATAGATGAATTAAATAAAGCGCTTGAAGTCGCAGGATCCTCAGAAAATGCCTCTTATATCGAAATAGTAACAGAGCGATATGAAGCTTCTGAATTAGCACAAAAATTAAAAGAGTCTAAAGATTCGCTTTATTCTTTTTAA
- a CDS encoding LysR family transcriptional regulator → MDIRTLRYFVEVVQLNGFSRAADALFITQPAISRSIKKLEDELGVTLLVREVDGVRLTDDGAILFEHAEQILAQFNNMNKALQDKSGPLTGILNVGLPPVIASTYFADIIMAFSSLHPQVELKIFELGTKQMADAMREGRVETAAVVLPFNEDTFELTPFSEESLMLLMSPSHPLATKKEVHFNELINEPFIFFSEDFRINDLIYSACGIYNTTPIIAGRSNHLDLIIAMVKAGVGVTLLPNSMCNKNPIDDLVVVPVVEPTLSYQIALANNKNSYKSRSCQAWEQLAREKLIIE, encoded by the coding sequence ATGGATATTCGTACATTGCGCTATTTTGTTGAGGTTGTTCAATTAAATGGTTTTAGTCGAGCCGCTGATGCGCTATTTATCACTCAACCTGCGATTAGTCGTAGTATTAAAAAATTAGAAGATGAGTTAGGTGTTACTTTATTAGTGAGAGAAGTTGATGGTGTCAGACTAACGGATGATGGTGCAATACTGTTTGAGCATGCAGAACAGATACTTGCGCAATTTAATAATATGAATAAAGCATTACAGGATAAGTCTGGACCATTAACAGGGATATTAAATGTTGGATTACCTCCTGTAATAGCCTCGACGTATTTTGCTGATATTATTATGGCATTCAGCTCTCTTCATCCTCAGGTTGAACTAAAAATATTTGAACTAGGCACTAAGCAAATGGCTGATGCCATGAGAGAAGGAAGAGTTGAAACGGCCGCGGTTGTATTGCCTTTTAATGAAGATACTTTTGAATTAACACCTTTTTCAGAAGAAAGCTTAATGCTATTAATGTCGCCATCCCATCCTTTGGCTACAAAAAAGGAAGTTCATTTTAACGAGTTGATTAATGAGCCTTTTATTTTCTTTTCTGAAGATTTTCGTATCAATGATTTAATTTATAGTGCATGTGGTATTTACAATACAACACCTATTATTGCAGGGCGTAGTAACCATTTAGATTTAATTATTGCAATGGTAAAAGCAGGTGTAGGAGTAACGCTTCTACCTAACAGCATGTGCAATAAAAATCCCATTGATGATTTAGTTGTTGTTCCTGTGGTAGAGCCTACGTTGTCATATCAAATAGCACTAGCAAATAATAAAAATAGCTATAAAAGTCGTAGTTGCCAAGCGTGGGAACAACTAGCAAGAGAAAAGCTAATAATAGAATAA
- the dld gene encoding D-lactate dehydrogenase: protein MNESNSSVNQHFIRKLEGIVGKKQVLTQAHKTERYRKGFRSGQGKALAVVFPANLLEQWRVFKTCVEADKIIIMQAANTGLTEGSTPNGDDYDRDIVIISTLRQDKIQVLSEHNQVIAFPGSTLWHLEKVLKPLGREPHSVIGSSCIGASVIGGICNNSGGALVRRGPAYTELSLYARVNEKGEAELVNHLGIDLGETPEEILTNLDNRHYHEKQIQTTEKLASDHEYHERIRDVDANTPSRFNNDERRLYEAAGSAGKLSVFAVRLDTFPADHRTQVFYIGTNNPDELEDIRRHILSHFKKLPVAGEYMHRSYYKMAEVYGKDTFLVIDKLGTDKMPILFAVKGRVDAVLNKVPFLPKNMVDRTMQFMSKLWPAHLPERMTDFRDKYEHHLMLRMADGGIEEAATYLKEYFKTASGDYFECTEEEGNKAFLHRFAAAGAAVRYHAVHINDVEDVLPLDIALRRNDKDWFEKLPPEIESKLLYKLYCGHFMCHVMHQDYIIKKGVDAKALKAEMLALLDQRGAEYPAEHNVGHMYYAKPQLKAFYKHNDPTNSMNPGIGKTSKLKYWGEECGCGRTHHDANAENKE, encoded by the coding sequence ATGAATGAGAGTAATAGTTCTGTAAATCAACATTTTATTCGAAAACTTGAAGGTATTGTTGGTAAAAAGCAGGTACTAACACAAGCACATAAAACAGAACGTTATCGTAAAGGTTTTCGTTCAGGACAAGGTAAGGCATTAGCCGTTGTCTTTCCCGCTAATTTATTAGAACAATGGCGAGTTTTTAAAACCTGTGTTGAAGCCGATAAAATTATTATTATGCAAGCGGCGAATACTGGATTAACAGAAGGCTCGACACCTAATGGTGATGATTATGATAGAGATATCGTGATTATTAGTACATTACGTCAAGATAAAATACAGGTTCTCTCAGAGCATAATCAAGTTATCGCTTTTCCTGGCAGTACGTTATGGCATTTAGAAAAAGTATTAAAGCCATTAGGTCGTGAGCCTCATTCTGTTATTGGATCATCTTGTATTGGTGCATCGGTAATAGGGGGAATTTGTAATAACTCAGGTGGTGCTTTAGTTCGTCGTGGACCTGCTTATACCGAATTATCACTTTATGCTCGTGTTAATGAAAAAGGGGAAGCTGAATTAGTTAACCACTTAGGTATTGATTTAGGCGAAACGCCAGAAGAAATATTAACTAATTTGGATAATCGTCATTATCATGAGAAACAGATCCAAACGACAGAAAAATTAGCTTCTGATCATGAATATCATGAGCGTATACGTGATGTTGATGCTAATACACCCTCTCGTTTTAATAATGATGAACGCCGTTTATATGAAGCCGCCGGAAGCGCAGGAAAATTATCTGTATTTGCGGTGAGACTAGATACTTTCCCCGCAGATCATCGCACTCAGGTTTTTTATATTGGTACTAATAATCCGGACGAGCTTGAAGATATTCGTCGTCATATTTTAAGTCATTTTAAAAAGCTACCTGTTGCTGGGGAATATATGCACAGAAGCTATTATAAAATGGCTGAAGTGTATGGAAAAGATACGTTCCTGGTAATTGATAAATTAGGCACAGATAAAATGCCAATATTATTTGCCGTAAAAGGGCGAGTAGATGCGGTATTAAATAAAGTGCCTTTTTTACCTAAAAACATGGTAGATAGAACCATGCAATTTATGAGCAAACTATGGCCTGCTCATTTACCAGAGCGTATGACAGATTTTCGTGATAAATATGAACATCATCTTATGTTAAGAATGGCAGATGGTGGCATTGAAGAAGCTGCCACTTATTTAAAAGAATACTTTAAAACAGCATCAGGCGATTATTTTGAATGTACTGAAGAAGAAGGAAATAAAGCCTTCTTGCATCGTTTTGCCGCCGCAGGTGCTGCTGTGCGTTATCATGCCGTTCATATTAATGATGTAGAAGATGTGTTGCCATTAGATATTGCATTGCGCCGTAATGACAAAGACTGGTTTGAAAAATTACCACCTGAAATAGAGAGTAAATTACTTTATAAACTCTATTGTGGGCATTTTATGTGTCATGTTATGCACCAAGATTACATTATTAAAAAAGGCGTTGATGCTAAGGCATTAAAAGCAGAAATGCTGGCATTATTAGATCAACGTGGAGCAGAATATCCCGCAGAGCATAATGTGGGTCATATGTATTATGCTAAGCCTCAATTAAAAGCATTCTATAAACATAACGATCCAACCAATAGTATGAACCCAGGTATTGGTAAAACCTCAAAATTAAAATATTGGGGTGAAGAGTGTGGTTGTGGACGTACTCATCATGATGCGAATGCAGAGAATAAAGAATAA